In one window of Oncorhynchus kisutch isolate 150728-3 linkage group LG16, Okis_V2, whole genome shotgun sequence DNA:
- the LOC109878207 gene encoding bromodomain adjacent to zinc finger domain protein 2B-like isoform X5 produces the protein MESGERLASPAPPTARTSSPAASSSSSSSSSSPAPHSKSSLAPSPAASLGSTLSTSGRLYGVMSDQQPYTLSSAFPLVSHPAFGLYTTSSGRPEFGGLGSLGSLGSLGSLGMSAALAAHPQLGALTEWWRAAEAHSRGAAAFLPPFLGLPTMFTPHIQQNHSPLQAPSRTPSKNGQTPKGVNGAVNGSGVSSPTMQGSYSMNASPSLGASQAVKGPNSKARGPRSSPHSQSHTAELQLEKVPCKPKDKKPGKKPAEVAGVSDSESGSSSDSSSDGAISSDLEDLGGEEDDDDDDDDDDDDEDEEEEGKSEAWNSEKEKARRTKKKMKIGTLSSGMKEAQDNRNSLPHSLHSDPPTLVPSQHSPSTLSQSSPLSLQTSRPREEGLQQHLSVIQSTGLAASSKPLALLTQPRRETSSPSTVSASPIPLITSPKGRTTASPKPPKLLPSSPQHPPLSLCSSSKPLSVPSLARSVPLSSSPQSFPLLTSPMANSQQPKPLKTPGSGKASKRKLLEESLSQINEFRLKQSLLSQGQTFPAAQPKKQQGHKTSRKAAGVTSSSLPPPNLSSSESPCGGGRSTKLPPAPLPPPPQNNHSNLFLSSALLGLAAHPNGVIQSTTAQDAPLALITKPRKDSNKDLSRAGASLSLPVNLSTGGRVHSASSQGPPARPATSPSPATARGPRKIKAPKAPNLQVQAHALAPMAAWKGLSQSHLVQSLVDLFRGAEAGLPGLPGLPSSKDSDDSVEDDDDDDDDDLDDLEDDEEDSDDSLSDSDSNSDSDKDVSGGKLKDPKLKLPSSGSVSKREKTPLKLTKGHASLLSSTTNHTAASCSPLNLQVIKTPNIVTSSSALAYHNSPSSSYSLVTPPGAGKRKRVMDEQELRIPLELGWQRETRIKSASGKMQGDVAYYAPCGKKLRQYPDVVKYLSRNGISGITRDNFSFSAKIMVGDFYEAREGPQGLQWSLLKDEDVIPHILAMEGRRGRPPNSERQRGAEGGKGSRRRKGRPPNVGEGLGLGAEVPSPSEAKLLRKLEAQEIARQAAQMKMMRKLEKQAMARAAKEARKQQVSLSAIMAAEERRKQKEQMKLIKQQEKIKRIQQIRLEKEMRAQQILEAKRRKKEEVANAKMMEAEKRIKEKEMRRQHAVILKHQERERRRQHGMLMKAVEARKKAEERERLRQEKRDEKRLNKERKLELRRLELEIARELKKPNEDMCLADHKPLPEFSRIPGLILPGGAVSDCLMLMQFLRGFGKVLGFDVGVDVPTLGMLQEGLLNVGDSMGHVQDLLVRLLSLAVCDPGLPPGHKTKTMLGDHLTNVGINRDNVSEVLQMYMGAYCGQTDLAELALSLKTKAFQAHTPAQKASILGFLANELACSKSVVSEIDKNLDHMTNMRKDKWLIEGKLKKLRTIHAKRTGKRDASMGGEEAQPLGTPSSGLKRKRKAGAESDDDEDEDEDSDDLADEDDEEEEEEMKKAKKVETCDEDDGDQSTSVEELEKQIEKLAKQQHQVRRKLFEASHSLRSMMYGQDRYRRRYWVLPHCGGVFIEAMESGEAAGELENERERRRAAAGEVHIKEEPQEEEVQKKNPGGVGGEVRSVYTSVRSEEGKEEKKGSPNLFLLHPASLSKLTTLLDVAKDVAKEIREAKADLRPKYSPTPPSVTTTTKTTPPSDPANASLPAKPTSPCASTAPNLPCEEAKPGYPTSTSSPSSFSSLLSPPPQLFSPIKTSTLAPNPPQLQYLPSDQLLRVLTERSGHWFSLLPRSPCDDSSLTTSPSPGPGPLQSSPLPSSSLTRPRSPPASPALPLTPSAASASASPHHPAGFINYPLSALQVKAGGSLLSLSAFCGGWPSGMLSPSQLPFCSSPLPGHSGLSSVEGSANAPPSVSSKSESPVPPGEKLSSTVPSPAMMEVPKHSDHPTPRPIPEEMLSGWWRVSDIEELRSLVGSLHSRGTREKGLHRQMHKYMELIPQVCTKHRDAAMIELCELEESQVSVESVRGWCVEEQAMEMDIAVLQQVEELERKVTTASLQVKGWMYPEPQSEREDLVYHEHKPLPKHQPAAGGAGDKDQPEDKADHKAGGVVRHADNPLDIAVTRLADLERNIERRYLRSPLGTTIQIRLDNVGAIGTVTVPAPSSSADREGGEEEVAHGMKVWRKALGDVRSAAQLAMCLQQLQKSIAWERSIMKVYCQICRKGDNEDLLLLCDGCDKGCHTYCHKPKITTIPEGDWYCPACISKASGPSPKNKKPLSKPVAGGGGKKPTAAEAKRNGKQAGNSNGNVEVSEDDSASASGTPKKGGGAKEPPSRKRKGEESPAPSQAPPTPQSPSLESPVVCVKRAKTARDNNRDLGLCRVLLAELERHQDAWPFLNPVNTKGIPGYRKVIKKPMDFATIREKLVSSQYQNLETFIIDVNLVFDNCEKFNEDNSDIGRAGHNMRKFFDKRWTELLNEIN, from the exons GTCGTTTGTATGGGGTGATGAGTGACCAGCAGCCCTACACGTTGTCAAGTGCCTTCCCCCTGGTCAGCCACCCAGCCTTCGGCCTGTACACCACCAGCTCAGGACGCCCAGAGTTTGGAGGCCTGGGGTCGTTGGGGTCCCTGGGTTCTCTGGGGTCCTTGGGGATGTCTGCTGCCCTGGCCGCACACCCCCAGCTGGGAGCTCTGACAG aatGGTGGCGAGCAGCAGAGGCCCacagtaggggggcagcagcCTTCCTCCCGCCGTTCCTGGGCCTCCCCACAATGTTCACCCCCCACATCCAGCAGAACCACAGCCCCCTGCAAGCCCCCTCCAGGACCCCCAGCAAAAACGGACAGACCCCCAAAG GGGTGAACGGGGCAGTGAATGGAAGTGGGGTCTCCTCCCCAACCATGCAGGGGTCTTACTCCATGAATGCGTCCCCATCCCTGGGTGCCTCCCAGGCTGTTAAGGGCCCCAACTCCAAGGCCAGGGGCCCCAGGAGCAGCCCTCACAGCCAGAGCCACACAGCAGAGCTACAGCTGGAGAAAGTACCCTGCAAACCTAAAGACAAG AAGCCCGGTAAAAAGCCAGCAGAGGTCGCTGGGGTCAGTGACAGCGAATCAGGCTCTTCCTCGGACAGCTCCAGCGACGGAGCCATCAGCAGCGACCTGGAGGACCTCGGAGGGGAAGAGGACGACGACGATGATGAcgacgacgatgatgatgatgaggatgaggaagaggagggaaagagcGAGGCGTGGAACTCTGAGAAGGAGAAGGCGAGGCGGACGAAGAAAAAAATGAAG atCGGGACACTAAGCTCGGGCATGAAGGAGGCCCAAGACAATAGGAACAGCCTGCCCCACAGCCTACACTCCGACCCCCCCACCCTGGTCCCCTCACAGCACTCCCCCTCTACCCTGTCCCAGagctcccccctgtctctccagACCTCCCGGCCCAGAGAGGAGGGTCTCCAGCAGCACCTCAGTGTCATCCAGTCCACGGGCCTAGCAGCCAGCTCCAAGCCCCTGGCCCTCCTCACCCAACCCCGCAGGGAAACCTCCTCCCCATCAACCGTCTCTGCCTCTCCAATCCCCCTCATCACCTCCCCCAAAGGACGCACCACCGCCTCCCCCAAGCCGCCCAAGCTTCTGCCCTCCTCGCCGCAGCACCCGCCCCTGTCCCTCTGCTCTTCCTCCAAGCCCCTGTCGGTGCCCTCCCTGGCCCGCTCCGTACCCCTGTCCTCCTCGCCTCAATCCTTCCCTCTCCTCACGTCGCCCATGGCCAACTCCCAGCAGCCCAAGCCTCTGAAGACACCTGGCAGTGGGAAGGCTAGTAAGAGGAAGTTGCTGGAGGAATCACTCTCTCAGATCAACGAATTCAGGCTCAAACAG TCTTTACTCTCACAAGGCCAGACTTTCCCGGCGGCACAGCCCAAGAAGCAGCAGGGTCACAAAACCTCTAGGAAGGCTGCTGGGGTGACGTCATCCTCCTTGCCGCCCCCCAATCTGTCCTCCTCGGAGAGTCCGTGTGGCGGTGGCAGAAGCACAAAGTTGCCCCctgctcccctcccccctcccccccagaaCAACCACTCCAACCTCTTCCTGTCCAGCGCTCTCCTGGGCCTAGCTGCCCACCCCAACGGAGTCATCCAAAGCACCACGGCTCAGGACGCGCCGCTAGCCCTTATCACCAAGCCCCGCAAAGACTCCAACAAGGACCTCTCTCGGGCAGGGGCGTCCCTCTCACTGCCCGTCAACCTCAGCACCGGCGGAAGGGTCCACTCGGCCTCCTCTCAGGGCCCCCCGGCGCGGCCCGCTACCTCACCCTCACCGGCCACGGCCCGGGGCCCCAGGAAGATCAAGGCCCCCAAGGCCCCTAACCTCCAGGTTCAGGCCCATGCCCTGGCCCCAATGGCAGCCTGGAAGGGCCTCTCTCAGAGTCACCTGGTGCAGTCTCTGGTGGACCTGTTCAGAGGGGCCGAGGCCGGCCTCCCAGGTCTCCCCGGTCTCCCTAGCAGCAAGGACTCGGATGACTCTGTTGAGGatgacgacgacgacgacgatgATGATCTGGATgatttggaggatgatgaggaggactCGGATGACAGCTTGTCAG ATTCTGACAGTAACTCGGACAGCGACAAGGACGTCTCCGGTGGCAAACTGAAGGACCCGAAGCTGAAGCTGCCATCGTCAGGCTCCGTCTCCAAGAGGGAGAAGACCCCACTCAAGCTAACCAAAGGCCACGCCTCCTTACTGAGCAGCACAACCAATCACACAGCCGCCAGCTGCTCCCCACTCAACCTGCAGGTCATCAAGACGCCCAACATCGTCACCAGCTCCAGTGCCTTGGCCTATCAcaactctccttcctcctcctactCCCTGGTCACGCCCCCAG gcGCAGGGAAAAGAAAGAGGGTGATGGATGAGCAGGAGTTGAGGATACCTCTGGAGTTGGG CTGGCAGAGAGAAACGCGGATCAAGAGCGCGTCCGGGAAGATGCAAGGCGACGTGGCGTACTACGCGCCATGCGGGAAGAAGTTGAGGCAGTACCCAGATGTGGTGAAG TATCTATCCAGAAATGGAATAAGTGGCATCACACGCGATAATTTTAGCTTCAGTGCAAAGATAATGGTTGGTGACTTCTATGAAGCCAGAGAAGGACCCCAG GGTCTGCAGTGGAGCCTGCTGAAGGACGAGGACGTCATCCCTCATATCCTGGCCATGGAGGGCCGGCGGGGACGGCCCCCCAACTCAGAGCGCCAGCGCGGGGCCGAGGGGGGAAAGGGCTCCCGGAGAAGGAAGGGCCGGCCACCCAACGTGGGAGAGGGTCTGGGGTTGGGGGCCGAGGTGCCTAGCCCCAGCGAGGCCAAACTCTTACGCAAACTGGAGGCCCAAG AGATAGCCAGGCAGGCGGCCCAGATGAAGATGATGAGGAAGCTAGAGAAGCAGGCCATGGCCAGGGCAGCCAAAGAGGCCAGGAAGCAACaag TCTCTCTTTCAGCCATCATGGCAGCCGAGGAAAGGAGGAAGCAGAAGGAGCAAATGAAGCTCATCAAGCAGCAG GAGAAGATCAAGCGTATTCAGCAGATCAGGTTGGAGAAGGAGATGAGGGCACAGCAGATCCTGGAG GCTAAACGCAGAAAGAAAGAAGAGGTTGCGAATGCCAAAATGATGGAGGCAGAGAAACGAATAAAG GAGAAAGAAATGCGAAGACAGCATGCAGTCATTTTGAAGCACCAG gagagggagaggagacggcAACATGGGATGCTCATGAAGGCGGTGGAGGCTCGCAAAAAAGCAGAG GAGCGCGAGCGCTTGCGGCAGGAAAAGAGGGATGAGAAACGCCTGAACAAGGAGCGGAAATTGGAGCTGAGGAGGCTGGAACTGGAGATTGCCAGGGAGCTGAAGAAGCCAAATGAAGACATGTGTCTGGCCGATCATAAG CCTCTTCCAGAGTTTTCCAGAATCCCTGGCCTGATCTTGCCGGGGGGTGCGGTGTCTGACTGCCTGATGCTGATGCAGTTCCTACGCGGTTTTGGGAAGGTGCTGGGCTTCGATGTGGGGGTGGACGTACCCACCCTGGGcatgctgcaggagggcctgctCAACGTGGGAGACAGCATGGGACACGTCCAGGACCTGCTGGTCAGACTGCTCTCCCTGGCCGTGTGTGACCCTGGACTGCCCCCTGGACACAAG acCAAGACCATGCTGGGGGACCATCTGACCAACGTGGGCATCAACCGGGACAATGTGTCGGAGGTGCTGCAGATGTACATGGGGGCCTATTGCGGGCAGACTGACCTGGCTGAGCTGGCCCTCAGCCTGAAGACCAAGGCCTTCCAGGCTCACACCCCCGCCCAGAAGGCCTCCATACTGGGCTTCCTGGCCAATGAGCTGGCCTGCAGCAAGAGTGTCGTCAG CGAGATCGACAAGAACCTTGATCACATGACCAACATGAGGAAGGACAAGTGGCTGATCGAGGGCAAACTCAAAAA gTTGAGGACCATCCATGCCAAGCGGACCGGGAAGAGAGATGCCAGTATGGGAGGGGAGGAGGCCCAGCCCCTGGGTACGCCCTCCTCTGGCCTCAAACGCAAGAGAAAGGCCGGAGCAGAAAGCGACGACGACGAGGATGAAGATGAAGACAGCGATGACCTGGCCGATGAAGAtgacgaggaagaggaggaggagatgaagaaggCGAAGAAAGTGGAAACGTGTGACGAGGACGATGGGGACCAATCAACTAGTGTGGAGGAGCTGGAGAAACAGATAGAGAAGCTAGCCAAG CAACAGCACCAGGTGAGGAGGAAGCTGTTTGAGGCGTCCCACTCCCTGCGCTCCATGATGTACGGCCAGGACCGGTACCGCCGGCGCTACTGGGTTCTGCCCCACTGCGGAGGGGTCTTCATCGAGGCCATGGAGAGCGGAGAAGCTGCGGGGGAGctggagaacgagagggagaggaggagggcggcAGCAGGGGAGGTGCACATCAAGGAGGAGCCgcaggaggaggaggtgcagaAGAAGAATCCTGGGGGCGTCGGCGGGGAGGTGAGGAGCGTCTACACCTCCGTGCGGtcagaggaggggaaggaggagaagaaaggtTCTCCCAATCTTTTCCTCTTGCATCCGGCCTCTCTCTCCAAACTGACCACGCTGCTCGATGTCGCTAAGGACGTTGCCAAGGAAATCCGCGAAGCCAAGGCAGACCTCCGCCCCAAATACAGCCCAACACCACCGTCTGTCACCACGACAACAAAAACAACACCACCATCCGATCCCGCCAACGCCTCTCTGCCCGCTAAACCTACAAGCCCCTGTGCGTCTACGGCGCCCAACCTGCCGTGCGAGGAGGCCAAACCCGGCTACCCCACCTCCACCTCGTCCCCCTCCTCGTTCTCCTCCCTCCTAAGCCCCCCACCCCAGCTTTTCAGCCCTATAAAGACCTccaccctagcccctaaccctccACAGCTCCAGTACCTCCCCAGCGACCAGCTCCTCAGGGTCCTGACAGAGAGGAGCGGTCACTGGTTCAGCCTACTCCCCCGCTCCCCCTGTGACGACTCCTCCCtcaccacctctccctcccctgggCCTGGCCCTCTCCAGTCCTCCCCGCTGCCTTCCTCCAGCCTCACCCGGCCCAGGTCTCCCCCGGCTTCCCCCGCCCTGCCTCTCACCCCCTCGGCAGCGTCGGCCTCAGCCAGCCCCCACCACCCAGCTGGCTTCATCAACTACCCTCTGTCAGCCCTGCAG GTTAAGGCTGGAGGGTCGTTGCTGAGTCTCTCAGCGTTCTGCGGTGGCTGGCCCAGTGGAATGTTGAGCCCCAGCCAGCTGCCCTTCTGCAGCAGCCCCCTGCCAGGCCACTCAGGCCTCAGCTCCGTGGAGGGCAGTGCCAATGCGCCGCCCAGCGTCTCCAGCAAGAGCGAGTCGCCCGTTCCTCCCGGCGAGAAGCTCTCGTCCACGGTGCCCTCTCCCGCCATGATGGAGGTGCCCAAGCACTCGGACCACCCCACACCACGGCCCATCCCAGagg agATGCTGTCAGGCTGGTGGCGGGTGTCAGACATTGAGGAGCTGCGCTCCCTGGTGGGGTCCCTCCACAGCCGGGGAACCAGAGAGAAGGGCCTGCACCGACAGATGCACAAATACATGGAGCTCATCCCACAGGTCTGCACCAAGCACCGAGACG CGGCCATGATAGAGCTGTGTGAGCTGGAGGAGAGCCAGGTGAGTGTGGAGTCAGTGCGTGGGTGGTGTGTGGAGGAGCAGGCCATGGAGATGGACATCGCTGTGCTGCAGCAggtggaggagctggagaggaAGGTCACCACCGCCAGCCTGCAGGtcaag GGCTGGATGTACCCCGAGCCCCAATCAGAGAGGGAGGACCTGGTCTACCACGAGCACAAGCCCCTCCCCAAACACCAACCAGCGGCGGGCGGCGCTGGCGACAAAGACCAACCGGAGGACAAGGCGGACCACAAGGCGGGCGGCGTGGTGCGTCACGCGGACAACCCTCTGGACATAGCGGTGACGCGGCTGGCGGACCTGGAGAGGAACATCGAGAGAAGGTACCTGAGGAGCCCCTTAGGTACCACCATTCAGATCAGGCTGGATAATGTGGGGGCTATCGGTACCGTCACTGTCCCCGCTCCCTCCAGTAGTGCTGACAGGGAAGG GGGCGAGGAGGAGGTGGCCCATGGGATGAAGGTGTGGAGGAAGGCCCTGGGCGACGTCCGCAGTGCCGCCCAGCTGGCCATGTGTCTCCAGCAGCTCCAGAAGTCCATCGCCTGGGAGAGGTCCATCATGAAAGTG TACTGTCAGATCTGCAGGAAGGGTGACAACGAGGACCTGCTCCTGCTGTGTGACGGCTGTGACAAAGGCTGCCACACGTACTGTCACAAACCCAAGATCACCACCATCCCCGAGGGGGACTGGTACTGTCCCGCCTGCATATCCAAG GCGAGCGGCCCGTCTCCCAAGAACAAGAAGCCGCTGAGCAAACCGGTGGCGGGTGGAGGCGGGAAGAAACCCACCGCTGCCGAGGCCAAGCGAAACGGGAAGCAGGCCGGCAACAGTAACGGTAACGTGGAGGTGTCAGAGGACGACTCGGCGAGCGCCAGCGGCACCCCTAAGAAAGGAGGAGGAGCGAAAGAGCCCCCCAGcaggaagaggaaaggagaggagagccccGCCCCGTCCCAGGCCCCGCCCACACCCCAGTCACCCagtctggagagccctgtggtgtgtgtgaagagagccaagacagccagagacaacaacaGAGACCTTGGTTTGTGCAG GGTGCTCCTGGCTGAGTTGGAGCGTCACCAGGATGCCTGGCCCTTCCTCAACCCCGTCAACACCAAGGGGATCCCTGGCTACAGGAAGGTCATCAAGAAGCCCATGGACTTCGCCACCATCAGAGAGAAGCTCGTCAGCAGCCA GTATCAGAATCTGGAGACTTTCATTATTGACGTCAACCTGGTTTTTGATAACTGTGAAAAGTTTAATGAAGACAATTCAGACATCGGGCGAGCGGGACACAACATGAGGAAGTTCTTTGATAAGAGATGGACAGAGCTTCTCAATGAAATAAACTAA